The stretch of DNA CGCTCAAACCAGCTACAAGAAAACGAACAGGGCCActgttgacaaacaaacaaaagtctaGCTATGAAACCAAAATAGCGCTCAACCAAATTTCCTTTGGCTGCAACTGCAAGtgtcaaaattttttaaagtttgtttaAGCTAATGAATATTAagaattttatgatataaacCTATATTCCTATAGAATGGGCCATTTATACAATGTGATTATTGCTGGGCCATTATTCgttttatattatctttatgGGTACTCTAAAATcttcaaatcaaatcaactaTTTAGTGTAATCAAATCAGTTGGGTAGATGACTTGGGCCTTTCTTTATGGGTCCTTATTCTCCCTCCAACAATATTATAGTATAGAACATTCAGTGAAGTTACCACTTACCCACAAGCACAAGCACAAGAACATCCAGTTTTAAACTTTCAACTATTGGCCGagtgattgtcaaaaaaaaactattggcCGAGTGATGAGAGTAAAAAGGCACACAAATGTGTTATAAACCGACTTAAAATAAACTCTTACAAGAATgaaccatcttttttttcctaatagaatcttagaaattaaattaacttttcTCAGTCAATATGAATACGGCAAAACAATTGTGGGTAAACAATTTTGTGATTCCCTAATCTATAAAAAGAGCGAGCACGTGGCATTACAATAATGTTGTAGATGGATAATATGAAGTCTGTGTCACTCGTGGGATATTCAGAATCACAtccacttcttcctcctctcgtTTATTATCCAcaaccccaaaaaaaatcaatcacttGTTATACAAACAACGACATGtctagaaggaaaaaaaaaaaacaaattaggttttaaagttttttttgtttttctctgatTTAACTTACTTCGGTCTCTTCCCCTGTAATGGCGATTCCACACATAGTCTCTTCACCATCTTCAACTTCACTATCTCCATCTCCTTCCTTCAAATCCAAGCCACCGTATCatcactcctcctcctccttcaacCCTAGATCTCTATCTCCGTTACGGAGTGATAACTATCGCCGGCGATGTAAGCTCTTCcgttgttcatcttcttctttctccgaGAAGCATCACAACAACGCGAAATCTCCAAAATCCGATGACATCGTCGAGTTACCTCTCTTCCCACTCCCACTCGTTCTCTTCCCCGGAGCAATCCTCCCTCTTCAGATCTTCGAGTTCCGTTACCGTATCATGATGCACACTCTCCTCCAGTCCGATCTCAAGTTCGGCATCGTTTACTCCGACTCCGTCTCCGGATCCGCTGCTGAAGTCGGTTGCGTCGGCGAAGTCGTGAAACACGAGCGTCTAGTCGACGATCGGTTCTTTTTGATATGCAAAGGACAAGAACGGTTCCGAGTCACGAATCTTGTCCGTACGAAACCTTACCTAGTCGGAGAAGTGACGTGGCTTGAAGATCGTCCGTCAGGTGAAGAGAATCTTGATTCGTCAGCGAACGAGGTCGAAGTTCTGATGAAAGAAGTGATTAGGTTATCGAATAGATTGAATGGGAAGGCTGAGAAGGAAGTGCAAGACCTGAGGAGGAATCAGTTTCCGACGCCGTTCTCGTTCTTTGTCGGGAGTACGTTTGAAGGAGCTCCTAGAGAGCAGCAAGCGTTGCTTGAGCTTGAAGATACTGCGGCTAggttaaagagagaaagagagacgttGAGGAATACACTTAATTACTTGACTGCAGCTTCTGCTGTTAAAGATGTGTTTCCTTCCTCGTCTTAGTGTGTGTTCTCTACTTAATTCTACTGGTACATAGAACTCTGAATCTCTCTATATTGAGCTTTGTCAGTAATTGAATATACGAAATTTATGAAATACTGCAAAGTTTAGTAAAGTGTAATATGGCGGTTATAAATTATGGTGATTTTGGTGGTTCTTGAGCTAGACTGTGCAGTAGCCTAGAATAGATTATTAGTCTGTAAGCCATCATGGTGTTAGAATTATGGTACTGGTTAGTGGTTAAATTACCTCTGCTGTAGATGAAACTGAGTATCGTAGTCCGTAGAAAGTCAGAGTTTccatttttgcttttttctaaGACAACCAATTGCGTAAGCTTCGGATGTGGAATTAATGGGATTTTTGTTGAATAGGATTAAAGTTAGGCATTCGGTTGGAATCAGTTGATTGAGAGTTAAGTTGTGTTATTTGATACCACATTATGACTCTTACCATGACGTACGTGATTTCTGATAACACCAGAGCCTCCTCCAGATATACCAGGGGCAGGGGAGGCGGTGTATTTAGGATCGAGAAGTTGACAATTGTCGAAAATAAAGAATGATCTACTTGGGATGTGACGTGGCCATGAAAAATGAATACCTAAACAAATGAGGGAATTGAATACTTCTATCGACGAGATagaagtaggaaaaaaaaaaaggaaatagtaTGAAGCTTTCTCCTTTTTAGTAGAAAAGTTGAAATTGAATGACCGATTCATTCATTGAATCTGTACCTGGTCTCTTAATTCTGTGACTATCTCAGACATCAGTTTTCATCTCCAAATTCTAACAGGCCTTACTCCGTCAAAGTCTACCTCCAAACTCATTATACTTGGTAATAGAGACAAAACCCAGTTTATTGGATTTCCCCAAAACATCATCCAAAAAAACACATCACCTACAGATCATCATGACTGGGAAACGATACATGTATAAAACAGTCATTAATTCTGGATTTAAGATAATTAGTATTACGAATCTTCCTCATAACTTAATACGCTTCCAAGTTGTAGTAACTCAGAATTAGTATCATGAGACAAAATCAACGAATGCAGCAAGGTAGGCAGATTTCTTCTATCTCGTTTCCTGATCACATGATATGCAAGTATTCATAATCATCATGTGTCACCTGTTTTCTTATGGTTGGTTGGTTGGGTAGATGCAGAAGGATTCGCGCATATCCGGCTCAATACCGAACCTAGGTCATCATCAACACTGTACAACAACCGAACCGGATCATCTGACCGGAGATGCAACAAGTGGTTTACCATCAGCATCTACATCATCCTCGCCATAACAGGTCAATCCATCGCAAGACTCCTCGAGAACTTCTACTACCTCCACAAAGTAAACAAACACCGTAAAAACAACGGCATCTGGACTCAATCACTTCTCCAGTTCATCGGCTTCCCCATCCTTATCTTCcctttcctcttcctctgtttcataaaaCAGAACCGACGACTCCCATATACTTTCATCCAACGTTCCAACAAATACCTCGCCATATTTTACTTTGCTCTCGGTATCATGATGGCGATTCAGGCAGCATCATCCTCACAGAGTAAATTCGAGTTACCTTTTAGTGTTTTCACTCCCGTCTACGCGACGCAGATCTTATTCACCGTGTTGACCAGCGTCGTttacaagaaaatcaaattctGTCGATGGACTGTTATATCTCTCGTCTTCGCCATCCTCGCTGGTGCTCTCACTTTCTCGTCTTCCTTCGCCGGAGGACCTAACAAGCACGAGAGGAAATACGACTCGGGTATAGCTTACGCTTTCACAGCTTGCGTATTTTTCTCCGGCCTCCTCGTCGAGGTCCACAACCTTTTTGACGATGTCATCCCCGATCGTGACGACCCTACGTACAGGAAACTCGGAGTTTTCGTCCTTCGTCTGAAAATGCTGATTTTCTCGTCCTTCGTCGCCACCGTCGTCACCGTCCCATTCGTTTTCATTTCCGGCGAGCATCAGGATTTGAAGAGGGTAATGGATGGGTTTTCGAAGGGGAAAGCTGCTTACGTGAAGACTATGGTTGGTCAAGCCGTTGCGTGGCAGATTTACTGGGTTGGGATCGTGGGTCTCGTGTGCGTAGTCTCGAGTGTGTTCTCGAACGTGATCAGCGTCTGTACGTGGCCCCTCGTATCGGTCCTGGTGCTTCTGTTCCATTACGGAGATAATCAGTACGATGTCTTTAACGGGATTACCATAGGCTTTGCTGCTCTAAGCGTAGCgtcttacatatatatgattcataaaCAAGATAGTGACGGTGACGAGGCCACGAGCTAAATCAATCTTGGAACTTGGAGTTTTTTTCATCGTTTCTGATAACATTTCTTTTGTAATCTACAATTACATTATTCGTATGTGCAATTTCGTTTTCTTATTAACgccattataaaaatattaataatggtGGGTACTAATTAGATGTTTGGGAAATTGATAAGATTTAGCTGAATTGAGTACAAAAGTGTTGTGCTCTTCTTAAGTTGAAGCCtggattatttttaataaactgGCTATAAGTGTTCATGTTGAGTACTTAGACACTGGAGTAAGTTTGATCGTCTGGTTTTGCTACGAATGACCTGAATTATGTCAATGTCATAGAGTGTTGTCTGGTCATGAGAATGGAGCCTGGTCCATGACCCATGACCATGATTCACAAAACGTTGGAAGTTGAATAAGTCTATCAAATGTTTTCTTAACTGTTTgaccacaaataaaaaagactAGCAAAACTATAGTATTAAATGTCTTTTTATATGAGTtataagattaaacaaaaatgatatcaGATCCTTAAAACTTCAATACTTATTGAAGACCTTGATCCaagaataaaaagtttaaagtaCTCAAAGTCAAGGGATTGAGCTCAGTCCTTTTCACAGGTCAACAGTGACTTGGgaattattaacaaaacaacaatgaCTAGATATAACatcatctaaatatattaagaGAAATAAATTTTACTCAATTTTTGTTAAGGTACCAAGAAACTCTTTGACACGTCTTTGCTTCACT from Camelina sativa cultivar DH55 chromosome 9, Cs, whole genome shotgun sequence encodes:
- the LOC104713199 gene encoding uncharacterized protein LOC104713199 translates to MAIPHIVSSPSSTSLSPSPSFKSKPPYHHSSSSFNPRSLSPLRSDNYRRRCKLFRCSSSSFSEKHHNNAKSPKSDDIVELPLFPLPLVLFPGAILPLQIFEFRYRIMMHTLLQSDLKFGIVYSDSVSGSAAEVGCVGEVVKHERLVDDRFFLICKGQERFRVTNLVRTKPYLVGEVTWLEDRPSGEENLDSSANEVEVLMKEVIRLSNRLNGKAEKEVQDLRRNQFPTPFSFFVGSTFEGAPREQQALLELEDTAARLKRERETLRNTLNYLTAASAVKDVFPSSS
- the LOC104713200 gene encoding putative purine permease 15 produces the protein MRQNQRMQQDAEGFAHIRLNTEPRSSSTLYNNRTGSSDRRCNKWFTISIYIILAITGQSIARLLENFYYLHKVNKHRKNNGIWTQSLLQFIGFPILIFPFLFLCFIKQNRRLPYTFIQRSNKYLAIFYFALGIMMAIQAASSSQSKFELPFSVFTPVYATQILFTVLTSVVYKKIKFCRWTVISLVFAILAGALTFSSSFAGGPNKHERKYDSGIAYAFTACVFFSGLLVEVHNLFDDVIPDRDDPTYRKLGVFVLRLKMLIFSSFVATVVTVPFVFISGEHQDLKRVMDGFSKGKAAYVKTMVGQAVAWQIYWVGIVGLVCVVSSVFSNVISVCTWPLVSVLVLLFHYGDNQYDVFNGITIGFAALSVASYIYMIHKQDSDGDEATS